The segment ATCACATCTTCAAGCTCGTTCGGTTAGGAGGATACAATACTAATCATATCTTCAGGGTACTTTCAAAGGCTCAAGCTTTGGATTTGATTGGGTGCTACTGCTAAGTGTTTGAAGTCATTTTGAAGGTTGATAAAGGCTTTGTTGCTCAAGTTGCTGATGTGGCGAGTGGAAGATCAGCCCCGATGAACGAGGAGCAAAGGAAAGAAGCTGAGAAGACTATTGTTGGAGAGTTCAGTGATGTCAAGCATGTCAGAGGTATTCTTTCTATGGGAAGGTATGTTATGCAATTGGTTTGTGTCTATGAATGTTCTTTATTTGTTGTGTGTTCATATCTCTATGATGATGATGTTTGCTTCTCTatggtttttttgttttgtagataTGAAGATCCAAACAGTGCGCAGTCTTCATTTTCAATGCTTCTTGGTGACGCTCCTCATCTTGATCGTCAGGTTAGTTCAAACCACCTGAGCTCTTTGTCAAGATGAACTAGTAATAAGATTGTTGATGTACAACAGTACGCTGTGTTTGGTAAAGTGACTAAAGGAGATGAAACGTTGAGGAAGCTAGAAGAGGTCCCTACTCGCCGTGAAGGGATCTTTGTAATGGTACGTCTCCAACAATACTAGgcttattttttgttgttggttggTCCGTCTAGTAAATAGTTAATTGCCTTTTTACTTTCCCTTTTGGCAGCCGACGGAGAGGATCACGATTTTGTCGACATACTATTACGGTAAATGCAGTCAAATCCACTTTGTTTGTTAGCTTAAAACCTTTTTCTCCTGACGTTTGATGCTGACATGGGACAACACTTCAATTATGGTTTAACTAGAGTCCATAAAAGAGATGTGACTGTAGCCTGTATTTTGCTTTAAATCAGGTCATTCATGTGTACTACTAGTAGATAAGACTCAAGATAAATAGATAGCCTTTTGAAGGATTGATGATGTTTTGGATCATAGTAGACTGAAACTCACGGGTTAGATTCGTTATAATCTTGTTCTTAGACACTAAGATGGAGAGCTGCGAAGAAGAGATATCTGTCCTGAAAAGAAGGCTTGAAGCATCTTTTGTTGAGGTCGAAAGACAGGTGATTTGAAATGTCTTATAGATCATGTTTTTGATGAGAAAGCTCGACACTTTCAATAAAACCGTAACATTTTATGGtcccttgtgtttttttttgacagaGAATGAAGTGCTTCCCGTGAATCTGTGTTTAGGACCCCTTGCTAAGTAAAGTTCTAGAGCCTAAAACAAAGTTAAAGCCGACATCTTTGTTTCATTTGCTGTAACCCAGGCTGCTTCGACACGTATTCATTAGTTATTGAGTTTAAGGTGCTATTCGTTTGTCAATTCCATAAGTGATACATCCAAATAGATCTTTGGATGTTATTAGTgttgtgttcaaaaaaagagagagaggatgTTATTAGTGATTCTCCGTTTCTACATAAATCATCTAATTGGATTTCTATTTGTTTGTTCATCTCTACTTTTACGTAGATAGTTTagtaaacaaatatttatatatttttgttttgatttatgtttgctatattattttttttttatttatataaaatatagttttaaataatattttaaaattttgtttctaattttgtggaaattataattttttaaaatatgatctTTTGTCGTTTTATCAAGAAAGTAAACTTGTTATTCCTAATAGGAAtactatgaataaaaaaatgattatttgtGGAATAGAAAAAGTGGAATGatgtaaaaatgaaattaaaattaaaattataaatggaATAGAGATTCCACACATTCCATTCATTCACGAAGGTTTAGAATCATGAATAAAAAGAATAGTTTttacaaatgattttttttgtttcattccaAAATGGAATACGTGGAATTGtgttatgaaattttttatGATAATTGGTGTAATTAATAGAATCCCATGGAATGATATATTCCAAATGATTTTATTCCAAAAAATGTAATTTCAGTTGCAGTCTTATTGTTTTAACAAACAATTAGATTCTGATCCGCCTTTTtaaaggatatatatatattttttgttttaattttttttttagaattttattttcatatttgtgtttttctttgtaattatatttgtgcataaatcttaatcaaaatctattttataaaataataacaatttaaaagttgatccggtatttgtttggttttttgtaatcatatgcCCGTATACCCGTttatttataatcatatttgtctattctagatcttgacccgcggATATAATGttggtttgaattttttttaatgtttctgtAAATATGTAgcatttttttgtaaacttttcttatatgttaaagAAATTTAACTATATAGAGTTATAAACATAGGGTTATCTTAATGTAGTGGTTAGTGTACATTTATGGAAAACATAAGGTTATATAACGTTATATGTAGGGTTAGTTCTTTTACTTCTTGATAACCGCGCTAACGTAgtgattattatttaaataaaattagatacATTTATACAAAGAGAATAATAAGATGTTTGTTAAATAAATGGAATAAATAGTTAGACATAACATTTATCAATATGTCATGATCATGTTTTAATCCCATGTATATTAACTGatgatcatttaaaaaattgtaactttAGGTTTGTACTAGTTAAAAAGTTCTCATGTTTAAGTGTCATTTAATTAGGATGTCAATTTAGCTTACGTGGCAGcttaagaatcaattgaaaaaatattggtcCAAAATCCAATTACTAGGGAATATTATATTAacacaaaatataagaaatttgtaggggtttttgccaaaactaacccacaacttgattttaatcccaaacctatacccaaacttgaatcaaatgcaaaactaacttaaaagcctagtgaaattacagttcagccccttgtgaccaaacaaaaaaacagaagccatttttacgaatatagccccagtaaatcgtctgagtcgtccgagatgttggaagtcgtctggacgactgaagtgtaagtcgtctggtaccagtttattttaaaaataatttataaatcttgtaaaaaaatattttgatgcgtaaaaattaaaaatcaagtaattataaacagttttaactgatataaattaagatatgataaaattgaattgttttgaagatagatgagtggaagtagtgaatcatgaaatactttggtttaggagtttggcaaacatatgttatagtattgtatgtattgttagggttagatattggaaaactaaaatgtttttttcaaaaattagttttcacttatatgtgtttatttctgtgtatagtaaacattgttcaagtttgatttggttttataaaatgtttaattagataattaagtttaggggttatgtttagggtgtggacgacttatatttcagtcgcctgttgaataatttacccggacgacgtatatttcagtcgtccagacgacttacaagtaagtcgtctggaaagtcttttattttagtttcccgctaaaaatatttaatttcccgctaaaatattaaactcttctggacgacttacatgtaagtcgtctgttttaatttcttcaccagaggactgaaatgtaagtcgtccaggaagtcgtctgagtcaaaaatatttaatctaattgaattttttgtctccctatataaagaaaaatttacatattctctctcctcctctcaaatggctgcaacaaaaatgtaatgttcatcattctaaaaccctccaacctctctctaatctctttgacttgaaaacaccaaactttatatgaatttttcagttttgtctcatgtatttcttactaatctatctcttttgcaggtttttaatcaagtggtactcatcttccactaatttagaggtagatctattaattttagatatgtatttttgtgtgttctataaatgtagatttatctaattttccactcattttctctatttttaagtcatttgaacgtttttggatatgcaggtttttcagatctcgatttgatgtgcaggtttttcagatctggaagacttctgggacgacttacctgttagtcgtctggaagtcatctggaagtcgtctggacttcttggaagtcttctgacaaagtcgtctggacttccaggaagtcgtctggacttctaggaagtcgtctggatttttctgagcgttttggtaagttcttatgtctgatttttcttcatttggtaactttttgttgtataaagttcttacttttttcccaaactaaaactctccaaactcactctaatctctttgacttgaaaacaccaaactttatatgaatttttcaattttctctcatgtctttgttactaatctatttttttttgcaggttttttattagatggtactcatcttccactaatttaaaggtagatctattatttttagatatgtatttttgtgtgttctgtaaaggtagatttatctaatcttccattcattttttctgtttttaagccatttgaacgtttttgaatatgcaggtttttcagatctggatttaatatgcaggtttttcagatctggaagacttttgggacgacttacttgttagtcgtctggacttcctaaaagtcgtctggacttcctaaaagtcgtctggacttcttggaagtcgtctagacttcttggaagtcttctgacaaagtcgtctggacttcctaaaagtcgtctggacttcctgtaaagtcgtctggaagtcgtctgaacttcttaaaagtcttctggcaaagtcgtctgaacttcctggaagtcgtctggacttcttaaaagttgtctggtcttgtctactcaagtggaatcctaGCTTGTCATTGTAGAtaaatgatctataatagttttgtttgtggtctgttttgtgaattgcatgtatactcttttagttgtgaattttttgtaaaatcagtaatagtgttttccaagatgtattaaatgtgctaacaatgtgtttacacatttacaaatcaatgaaataatagacttcagtagcctttttcttatctttggatctctcatatgcaataataaactccaatggcctttttctcatcataataaacaagaatgttggtaagagatggaaacaaacaatagtaactagtcaaagcatatcatattttttataagtttgcattgaaaaacttagtcaaatttagtaaaactaagggagagaacatattttgtaaatatgagttttacatatcttaaagttacttatcactcttaaaaatacaagttattcaaaaactaacgtagaagacttaaaaactagtggagaagacgcggacgacttcaatctaagctgtctagacgactaaactatatgtcgtctggtcaacgcagaggttatttttgcaattgactttgaaatctg is part of the Brassica rapa cultivar Chiifu-401-42 chromosome A09, CAAS_Brap_v3.01, whole genome shotgun sequence genome and harbors:
- the LOC103840662 gene encoding peptidyl-prolyl cis-trans isomerase CYP23 isoform X1 produces the protein MGNTRILIFVWACVALLSVVKALSHEPELGSARVVFQTSYGDIEFGFYPTVAPKTVDHIFKLVRLGGYNTNHIFRVDKGFVAQVADVASGRSAPMNEEQRKEAEKTIVGEFSDVKHVRGILSMGRYEDPNSAQSSFSMLLGDAPHLDRQYAVFGKVTKGDETLRKLEEVPTRREGIFVMPTERITILSTYYYDTKMESCEEEISVLKRRLEASFVEVERQRMKCFP
- the LOC103840662 gene encoding peptidyl-prolyl cis-trans isomerase CYP23 isoform X2, giving the protein MGNTRILIFVWACVALLSVVKALSHEPELGSARVVFQTSYGDIEFGFYPTVAPKTVDHIFKLVRLGGYNTNHIFRVDKGFVAQVADVASGRSAPMNEEQRKEAEKTIVGEFSDVKHVRGILSMGRYEDPNSAQSSFSMLLGDAPHLDRQYAVFGKVTKGDETLRKLEEVPTRREGIFVMTLRWRAAKKRYLS